The Halorientalis sp. IM1011 genome window below encodes:
- a CDS encoding tyrosine-type recombinase/integrase, whose product MSQARTTENADDPVAYFLQDIEFQGKSARTRESYERVLREFETYLGANDMGGLDDASYRDCMSWIHTLRGSHAESSIATYASYLHRFYSYMVQVGVFDANPMTVVIEEMDESIHTDPTRRDLAIEEMRGFVETLQHPLADGIVTTLLKTGMRSGELCNLDVRDLNLDGTTLSNAGLDEVRPQLEGRPDSIYVDDAPERGEHINGERRSASNKRKRATVVPIDSELKATLERWLAVRPDPASPADPVFVSTTRNWGERVTIDAVHHIVATNAERMGWYRTGGGADENVTPHYFRHFFTTHLRDRTGDRGIVKYLRGDVASDVIDTYTHNWGSRVRETYESHIYSLS is encoded by the coding sequence ATGAGCCAGGCACGGACCACCGAGAACGCGGACGATCCGGTGGCGTACTTCCTGCAAGACATCGAGTTTCAGGGCAAATCGGCCCGTACACGGGAGTCCTACGAACGGGTTCTCCGTGAGTTCGAGACCTATCTCGGCGCGAACGACATGGGCGGACTGGACGACGCGTCCTACAGGGACTGTATGTCCTGGATTCACACGCTCCGTGGCTCACACGCCGAAAGTTCGATCGCGACGTACGCGTCCTACCTCCACAGGTTTTACTCCTACATGGTTCAGGTCGGTGTCTTCGACGCCAACCCGATGACCGTCGTGATCGAGGAGATGGACGAGTCGATCCACACGGATCCGACAAGACGGGACCTCGCGATCGAGGAGATGCGGGGGTTCGTGGAGACACTACAACACCCGCTGGCCGACGGTATCGTTACGACACTCCTCAAGACCGGGATGCGATCCGGTGAACTGTGCAATCTCGACGTCCGCGACCTCAATCTAGACGGGACCACACTCTCGAACGCCGGGCTGGACGAAGTCAGACCCCAGCTCGAGGGCCGTCCGGACTCGATATACGTCGACGATGCGCCCGAACGCGGCGAGCACATCAACGGCGAACGACGCAGCGCCTCGAACAAACGCAAGCGAGCGACGGTCGTCCCGATCGATTCGGAGCTGAAAGCGACGCTGGAGCGATGGCTCGCCGTCCGACCGGACCCGGCGTCACCGGCCGATCCCGTGTTCGTGAGCACGACCCGGAACTGGGGAGAACGCGTCACGATCGATGCCGTCCACCATATCGTCGCGACCAACGCGGAACGCATGGGATGGTATCGGACCGGCGGCGGTGCCGACGAGAACGTCACACCCCACTACTTCCGGCACTTTTTCACCACACACCTCCGGGACCGGACCGGCGATCGCGGGATCGTCAAGTACCTCCGCGGCGACGTGGCTTCGGACGTGATCGACACCTACACCCACAACTGGGGAAGCCGTGTCCGTGAGACCTACGAATCTCACATCTATTCGCTCTCCTGA